From a region of the Pecten maximus chromosome 18, xPecMax1.1, whole genome shotgun sequence genome:
- the LOC117316153 gene encoding LOW QUALITY PROTEIN: uncharacterized protein LOC117316153 (The sequence of the model RefSeq protein was modified relative to this genomic sequence to represent the inferred CDS: inserted 1 base in 1 codon), translating into MKYFQTKLFCWRNTRRKSLTSAIVDLLNGTYFNLSDKVCQLQRRVDAVDRMTDSDYQCHCNETEIIEFKRSISNGLGDFSKILSGFENEIRILKAEQIELRELLGDGVSHASTTTNTQALVCDDGWIMSPGGKCYYVSTSHEKTDWAKAIDRCTAKGAKLVEFRTDEEAWFMMRNLPARVSSADYIYTGRRRNQGGAWVFLSNDERVDTSVRSWGDGEPDGGVQETCGCTKKEDNFIMWDCLCTGYSVFYICETLARTARTTTATTTTVTPRVCDDDWITSPEKCYYVASHTEQTEWATAISRCNAKGANLVEIKSDEEARFIMSNLPYRVANSYFIYTGRKRNEKNEWVFLSNNELVDTSVRSWASGEPDGGSQTCGCTXKADNFKMHDCVCTGFTEYYICEIVR; encoded by the exons ATGAAGTATTTTCAGACAAAACTGTTTTGCTGGAGAAATACGAGGAGGAAAAGTTTAACAAGTGCAATTGTTGATCTTTTAAACGGAACGTATTTCAATTTAAGTGATAAAGTATGTCAGCTACAAAGGAGGGTCGATGCTGTTGACAGAATGACAGATTCCGACTATCAGTGTCATTGTAACGAAACTGAAATTATTGAATTCAAACGATCGATATCCAACGGACTTGGAGACTTCTCAAAAATCTTATCTGGGTTTGAGAATGAAATTCGAATCTTAAAAGCTGAACAGATAGAATTACGAGAACTGTTGGGCGACGGAGTCAGCCATG CCAGTACAACCACCAACACACAAGCACTCGTCTGTGACGATGGCTGGATCATGTCACCAGGGGGAAAGTGTTACTATGTTTCTACCTCTCATGAGAAAACGGATTGGGCTAAAGCCATT GACCGATGTACTGCCAAGGGAGCAAAACTAGTAGAGTTCCGCACGGATGAGGAAGCCTGGTTCATGATGCGCAATTTGCCGGCACGTGTTT CATCCGCTGACTACATATATACAGGACGTAGGAGGAATCAAGGAGGCGCGTGGGTTTTCCTTAGTAATGACGAGAGAGTCGATACATCTGTGCGGTCATGGGGTGACGGAGAGCCAGATGGAGGGGTCCAAGAGACGTGCGGATGTACCAAAAAGGAAGATAACTTCATAATGTGGGACTGTCTCTGTACAGGATATAGTGTCTTTTACATCTGCGAAACTTTGG CCAGAACTGCACGTACGACTACCGCCACCACTACTACAGTTACTCCCCGAGTCTGTGACGATGACTGGATCACATCTCCGGAAAAGTGTTACTATGTCGCCAGTCATACCGAGCAAACAGAGTGGGCTACAGCAATA AGTCGGTGCAATGCCAAGGGAGCAAACCTTGTCGAGATAAAGTCGGACGAGGAAGCTCGATTTATAATGAGTAACCTGCCTTATCGTGTTG CAAACAGTTACTTCATATATACCGGACGCAAGAGGAACGAAAAGAACGAATGGGTTTTCCTCAGCAACAACGAGCTAGTCGATACGTCCGTAAGGTCATGGGCTAGCGGAGAACCAGACGGAGGATCACAGACCTGCGGATGTA AAAAGGCGGACAACTTTAAGATGCATGATTGTGTCTGTACCGGGTTTACCGAATACTATATCTGCGAAATTGTGCGTTAG
- the LOC117316155 gene encoding uncharacterized protein LOC117316155 isoform X2, with protein MTDVDNQSECYKEAVLEFKRSISNELKGISKILSGFENDLRILENEQEGLRLILDGGDIDVTMSTPTSELVCEDGWILSPGKKCYYVSTTSEKTEWATAINRCRDMGAKLVEFKTDEEAQFVMRNLPERVSTISIVYTGRKSDDAGRWVFLSNDEGVDTSERSWSSGQPDGTQTCGCTRKSDDFLMLDCFCTGYHLFYICENLPTASTMTTPEPTTEPRNCYDGWITSPDKCYYVSTYSEKTEWATAISRCKSKGAILVEIKTDEESRFIMENLPSRVGSTDVVYTGRIRNDANIWVFVSNAEKVDATMKHARVFTVRGRRSIQLIGQLTQFLFRTDQKIEPRPPR; from the exons ATGACAGATGTCGACAATCAGTCTGAATGTTACAAAGAAGCGGTTCTAGAGTTCAAACGATCAATATCCAATGAACTTAAAGGTATCTCAAAAATCCTGTCTGGCTTTGAAAATGATCTTCGCATTTTGGAAAATGAGCAGGAAGGTTTACGTTTGATACTAGACGGAGGGGACATCGACG TTACAATGTCTACCCCCACGTCAGAACTGGTCTGTGAAGATGGCTGGATTCTGTCACCTGGGAAAAAGTGTTACTATGTCTCCACTACTTCAGAGAAAACGGAATGGGCTACAGCTATT AATCGATGTAGAGACATGGGGGCAAAGCTAGTGGAGTTTAAAACAGATGAGGAAGCACAATTTGTGATGCGCAATCTACCGGAACGTGTTT CAACAATTAGCATAGTCTATACTGGACGTAAGAGCGATGATGCTGGCCGATGGGTTTTTCTCAGTAACGACGAGGGAGTCGATACGTCCGAGAGGTCATGGAGTAGCGGACAGCCAGATGGAACGCAGACCTGTGGATGTACCCGGAAGTCCGACGACTTCCTGATGTTAGATTGCTTCTGCACTGGATATCATCTCTTCTATATCTGCGAGAATTTGC CAACTGCTTCTACTATGACCACCCCCGAACCTACCACAGAACCAAGAAACTGTTACGATGGCTGGATCACATCCCCGGACAAGTGCTACTATGTGTCCACTTATTCCGAGAAAACGGAATGGGCTACAGCTATT AGCCGTTGCAAGTCGAAGGGGGCAATTCTGGTTGAGATCAAAACGGACGAAGAATCCCGATTCATAATGGAAAATCTGCCGAGCCGTGTAG GAAGCACAGATGTAGTGTATACCGGTCGAATCAGAAACGACGCAAACATCTGGGTTTTTGTCAGCAACGCCGAGAAAGTTGATGCCACG ATGAAGCACGCGAGGGTTTTTACTGTGAGAGGACGCCGAAGTATCCAACTAATTGGGCAGCTGACCCAATTCCTTTTCAGGACCGATCAAAAAATAGAACCCCGACCACCTAGGTGA
- the LOC117316155 gene encoding uncharacterized protein LOC117316155 isoform X1 translates to MFSSSFVPPSSCIWSYTVNFSAVVVSLIFNNHYLLNNSINLTSSYTLNLIIFTVTMSTPTSELVCEDGWILSPGKKCYYVSTTSEKTEWATAINRCRDMGAKLVEFKTDEEAQFVMRNLPERVSTISIVYTGRKSDDAGRWVFLSNDEGVDTSERSWSSGQPDGTQTCGCTRKSDDFLMLDCFCTGYHLFYICENLPTASTMTTPEPTTEPRNCYDGWITSPDKCYYVSTYSEKTEWATAISRCKSKGAILVEIKTDEESRFIMENLPSRVGSTDVVYTGRIRNDANIWVFVSNAEKVDATVRSWARGEPNGGSNQECGCTRTSDDFLMHDCFCTRNSLFYICEIER, encoded by the exons ATGTTTTCTTCCTCTTTCGTTCCCCCCAGTTCGTGCATTTGGTCTTATACAGTAAATTTTTCTGCTGTAGTTGTTTCTTTGATATTTAATAATCATTATCTATTGAACAATTCAATTAACTTGACCAGTTCATATACTTTAAACCTTATCATCTTTACAGTTACAATGTCTACCCCCACGTCAGAACTGGTCTGTGAAGATGGCTGGATTCTGTCACCTGGGAAAAAGTGTTACTATGTCTCCACTACTTCAGAGAAAACGGAATGGGCTACAGCTATT AATCGATGTAGAGACATGGGGGCAAAGCTAGTGGAGTTTAAAACAGATGAGGAAGCACAATTTGTGATGCGCAATCTACCGGAACGTGTTT CAACAATTAGCATAGTCTATACTGGACGTAAGAGCGATGATGCTGGCCGATGGGTTTTTCTCAGTAACGACGAGGGAGTCGATACGTCCGAGAGGTCATGGAGTAGCGGACAGCCAGATGGAACGCAGACCTGTGGATGTACCCGGAAGTCCGACGACTTCCTGATGTTAGATTGCTTCTGCACTGGATATCATCTCTTCTATATCTGCGAGAATTTGC CAACTGCTTCTACTATGACCACCCCCGAACCTACCACAGAACCAAGAAACTGTTACGATGGCTGGATCACATCCCCGGACAAGTGCTACTATGTGTCCACTTATTCCGAGAAAACGGAATGGGCTACAGCTATT AGCCGTTGCAAGTCGAAGGGGGCAATTCTGGTTGAGATCAAAACGGACGAAGAATCCCGATTCATAATGGAAAATCTGCCGAGCCGTGTAG GAAGCACAGATGTAGTGTATACCGGTCGAATCAGAAACGACGCAAACATCTGGGTTTTTGTCAGCAACGCCGAGAAAGTTGATGCCACGGTAAGGTCGTGGGCTAGAGGGGAACCGAATGGTGGAAGTAACCAGGAATGTGGATGTACTCGAACGTCAGATGACTTTCTGATGCATGACTGCTTCTGTACAAGAAATAGCCTCTTTTATATCTGCGAGATAGAGCGGTAG